In the Flagellimonas sp. HMM57 genome, one interval contains:
- a CDS encoding RagB/SusD family nutrient uptake outer membrane protein, translating to MMRKKMFKKRLIQSIGIVVLFLVGQSCTDLEVPLQDSVSASTEDGSFGGVVSTVNSLEALYNNIENLNAQNNEYALMEVTADNIAVLTRGADWGDNGVWRQLHNHSWNATQLYVLNSWNNRNSQVLAATQLLDPASGADASITAQAQVIRAINMFMVLNFFGQVPFRGVNEGVDVDPTVLSAQEAFDFILEDLNTAISSGNLHTDGPDGDIFNIGEATARFLRAKVNLNSMSILGSAPAGAMDAVIDDVDAIELLGFTLDDSDGPNGYFDIWDLSAAAGNDEVIMALDVGTGQRVFNMIHPNQTGWNGFVTLTETFRLHGTSDVNDDARLGLAGPDFNGLSTGYLRGQQLNGSGEPLQDRQGTSLVYEDELLTSLEINNERNGIRIVKYPQRGADGFPDPTNNFVWLRFAEALLMRAEAGLRGGEGADPLADVNLIRERAGVATLGSITLEELKDEITKELNSEANIAGNRAVQIRFGTFADTWEMKTVQDEFRNLFPIPATALGSNPNLVQNEGY from the coding sequence ATGATGAGAAAAAAAATGTTTAAAAAAAGATTGATCCAATCAATTGGAATAGTGGTACTATTTCTTGTTGGACAATCATGTACCGATTTAGAGGTTCCGTTACAAGATTCCGTTTCAGCATCAACTGAAGATGGTAGTTTTGGAGGTGTTGTCAGCACGGTAAATTCACTAGAGGCCCTATACAACAACATAGAAAATCTAAATGCCCAAAACAATGAATATGCACTTATGGAAGTTACTGCGGACAATATAGCAGTACTCACCAGGGGAGCGGACTGGGGAGATAATGGTGTATGGAGGCAACTTCACAACCATTCATGGAATGCTACCCAGCTATATGTATTAAATTCTTGGAATAATAGAAATTCCCAGGTTTTGGCGGCCACACAGCTTTTAGATCCCGCTTCTGGTGCCGATGCGTCAATAACTGCACAAGCACAAGTAATTAGAGCTATAAATATGTTTATGGTTTTAAATTTTTTCGGTCAAGTACCCTTTAGGGGAGTAAATGAAGGTGTAGACGTTGATCCAACTGTACTTAGTGCACAAGAAGCTTTTGATTTCATTCTAGAAGACTTAAATACCGCAATCTCAAGTGGTAATCTGCATACCGATGGACCAGATGGAGACATATTCAACATTGGTGAGGCCACTGCTCGTTTTCTAAGGGCAAAAGTTAATTTAAATTCAATGAGTATATTGGGTTCAGCTCCTGCAGGAGCAATGGATGCGGTTATAGATGATGTTGATGCCATAGAACTTTTAGGGTTTACCTTAGATGATAGTGATGGCCCAAATGGATATTTTGATATTTGGGATTTATCTGCTGCCGCGGGTAATGACGAGGTTATTATGGCATTGGACGTAGGAACAGGACAAAGGGTTTTCAATATGATTCACCCCAACCAAACCGGATGGAACGGTTTTGTTACGCTTACCGAAACCTTTAGGTTGCATGGAACAAGTGATGTTAATGATGATGCCAGATTAGGTTTAGCTGGCCCTGATTTCAATGGGCTATCGACAGGTTATCTTCGAGGGCAGCAATTAAATGGCAGTGGAGAACCTCTTCAAGACAGACAAGGAACATCGTTGGTTTACGAGGACGAACTCTTGACAAGTCTTGAAATCAATAACGAAAGAAATGGTATTAGAATCGTGAAGTATCCTCAAAGAGGAGCTGATGGTTTTCCTGACCCCACTAATAATTTCGTTTGGTTACGTTTTGCCGAGGCCTTACTCATGAGAGCGGAAGCAGGATTGAGAGGTGGCGAAGGTGCAGATCCATTGGCCGATGTAAACCTGATTAGAGAGAGAGCCGGTGTAGCTACGTTGGGTTCTATTACCCTAGAGGAATTGAAGGATGAGATTACCAAAGAATTAAATTCAGAAGCCAATATAGCTGGTAATAGGGCTGTACAAATTCGTTTCGGCACCTTTGCTGATACTTGGGAAATGAAAACCGTACAGGATGAATTTAGAAATTTGTTCCCCATACCAGCAACTGCATTAGGATCAAACCCAAATTTAGTACAAAACGAAGGTTACTAA
- a CDS encoding VCBS repeat-containing protein: MSKRLLFYFISILVFLSVSCSKKKTEEKNISSELLFTALDSTQTGISFINQIENEEDFNIFLYRNFYNGGGVAIGDINNDGLPDIYLTANRKKNKLFLNKGNFTFEDITESSGVSGTKAWSTGVVLVDINADGLLDIYVCNAGNIKGDDQKNELFINNGDLTFTEKAEQYNLADSGFTTHAAFFDYDKDGDLDVYMLNNSFIPVASLGYENKRDLRAEDWNVIDEIKGGGDKLFRNDNGVFKDVSEEANIYGSLVGFGLGVTIGDINNDLFPDIYVSNDFFEHDYLYINNQDGTFTESIKDWANHLSLFSMGADMADINNDGKSDIFVTDMLPEGDERLKNTTTFETYDTHQRKLQNDYYYQYMQNTLQLNQGNSFSEIANYSGVSGTDWSWGALLFDMDNDGYRDIYVCNGIYHDLTNQDFIDFFEDVARQQTAISGSKDQKDAVINAMPSTPISNYAFKNNGDLTFSNSSENWGLNTPSFSNGAAYGDLDNDGDLDIIVNNVNQELFVYQNNSEKSSNNYININLIGKAPNTFGVGSVVELFTGSEIIRQELIPSRGFQSSVDYKMVIGLGKKSTIDSLRVIWPNDETQTLTSVTINTTLILKQVDAVEIFKKIEEIKTPFLTEIESSIPRHIEDRHVDFDYEGLISKMLSKEGPTIAVADIDNDGNEDIFIGGAKGEAAKIYLHKGNGTLKPAYVQDVFRADRLFEDTASAFVDVDGDGDMDLVVGSGGNIPGDASNYQNRIYINDGKGNFSKSPNKIASLNTNVSVIAPYDFDADGDQDLFIGSRSILGTYGVTPQHLFLQNDGEGNFSDITESKAFHLKKAGMVTDAKWADVDGDSKKDLVVMTDWGSPKIFKNNGRRLSPKTSSLDNLLGWWNTVYPKDLDNDGDIDLILGNQGSNAAYNASKEAPAKMFINDFDDNGTIEQIVTRSIDNRDFPVSLKRELTSQLVSLKKQNLKFSDYATKSIDQLIDPSILKNTIVKEVNTTESVIAINDGTGNFDIKKLPRETQFSCICSVNCKDINGDGKLDIILAGNNYNFKPQYGRLDASYGSVLIASENGEYDWLPHDESGFYVRGEVKHLQTFKDKNGVAFLFVAINSQKPKIFRYNK, from the coding sequence ATGTCAAAAAGACTTCTTTTTTATTTTATAAGCATTTTAGTTTTTCTGTCCGTTTCTTGTTCCAAGAAGAAAACGGAGGAAAAAAACATCTCTTCTGAACTACTCTTCACAGCTTTAGACAGCACCCAAACTGGGATATCCTTTATCAACCAAATAGAAAACGAGGAAGATTTTAATATTTTCTTGTACCGTAATTTCTATAACGGTGGCGGCGTTGCCATTGGGGACATCAATAATGACGGATTGCCCGACATCTACCTTACCGCTAACCGCAAAAAAAACAAACTGTTTCTAAATAAAGGAAATTTCACTTTTGAAGATATTACCGAGTCTTCTGGTGTTTCCGGAACCAAAGCATGGTCAACCGGGGTAGTTTTAGTGGATATCAATGCTGATGGCCTTTTGGATATTTACGTCTGCAATGCTGGTAACATTAAAGGAGATGACCAGAAAAATGAACTCTTCATCAACAATGGAGATTTGACCTTTACCGAAAAAGCAGAACAATACAACTTAGCAGATAGCGGGTTCACTACGCATGCAGCATTCTTCGATTATGATAAAGATGGGGACCTTGATGTATATATGCTGAACAATAGTTTCATACCAGTAGCTAGTTTAGGGTATGAAAACAAAAGAGACTTAAGAGCCGAAGACTGGAACGTCATAGATGAAATAAAAGGTGGTGGAGATAAACTGTTTCGAAATGATAATGGTGTTTTTAAAGATGTAAGCGAGGAGGCCAACATATACGGGAGCCTTGTGGGGTTTGGTCTAGGAGTCACTATAGGGGATATTAACAATGATCTTTTCCCTGATATCTATGTGTCCAATGATTTTTTTGAACATGACTATCTCTACATTAACAATCAAGATGGAACTTTTACCGAAAGTATTAAGGATTGGGCCAACCATTTAAGCTTATTTTCCATGGGAGCGGATATGGCAGATATCAATAACGATGGAAAGTCGGATATTTTTGTTACCGATATGTTGCCCGAAGGCGATGAAAGATTGAAAAACACGACCACTTTTGAGACCTACGACACACACCAACGAAAACTGCAGAATGATTATTATTATCAATACATGCAGAATACACTGCAACTGAATCAAGGAAATTCGTTTTCAGAAATTGCCAATTATAGTGGAGTTTCCGGAACGGACTGGAGCTGGGGAGCGCTTCTCTTCGATATGGATAATGATGGTTATCGAGATATTTATGTGTGCAACGGTATTTACCATGACTTGACCAATCAAGACTTTATAGATTTTTTTGAAGATGTAGCTAGGCAACAAACTGCCATTTCTGGGAGTAAAGACCAAAAAGATGCGGTTATCAATGCTATGCCCTCCACCCCTATCTCAAATTATGCTTTTAAGAACAATGGAGATTTAACTTTTTCAAATTCATCTGAAAATTGGGGATTAAATACCCCTAGTTTTTCCAACGGGGCAGCCTATGGGGATTTAGACAACGATGGTGACTTGGATATCATTGTAAATAACGTAAACCAAGAACTTTTTGTATACCAAAATAACTCCGAAAAGAGCTCGAACAATTATATCAATATAAATCTGATAGGAAAGGCTCCGAATACCTTTGGGGTAGGCAGCGTTGTAGAACTTTTTACAGGGAGCGAAATAATACGGCAAGAACTGATTCCGAGCAGAGGTTTTCAATCCTCGGTAGATTATAAAATGGTTATAGGCCTCGGAAAAAAATCAACGATTGATTCGTTACGGGTGATATGGCCCAATGATGAAACCCAAACACTCACATCCGTTACCATCAACACAACATTAATACTCAAACAAGTTGATGCTGTTGAAATTTTCAAAAAGATTGAAGAAATCAAAACACCATTTTTGACCGAAATAGAATCTTCGATACCTAGGCATATTGAGGACAGGCATGTAGATTTTGATTATGAAGGGCTTATATCAAAAATGCTTTCCAAAGAAGGACCAACAATTGCTGTAGCGGATATTGACAATGATGGCAATGAAGATATTTTTATTGGTGGTGCCAAAGGCGAAGCCGCAAAAATATATCTGCACAAAGGGAATGGCACACTAAAGCCAGCATATGTCCAAGATGTTTTTAGGGCCGATAGGCTTTTTGAAGATACTGCTTCTGCTTTTGTAGATGTAGATGGAGATGGAGATATGGATTTAGTGGTTGGATCAGGCGGAAACATTCCTGGGGATGCAAGCAATTACCAGAATCGCATCTATATTAATGATGGAAAAGGAAACTTTTCCAAAAGCCCTAATAAAATAGCAAGTCTCAATACCAATGTTTCGGTAATTGCTCCCTATGATTTTGATGCTGATGGTGACCAAGACCTTTTTATTGGAAGCAGAAGTATCCTTGGCACTTATGGGGTTACACCACAACATCTATTTCTGCAGAATGATGGGGAAGGAAACTTTTCGGACATAACTGAAAGTAAAGCATTTCACCTTAAAAAAGCAGGAATGGTCACAGACGCCAAATGGGCAGATGTAGATGGGGATTCGAAAAAAGATTTGGTGGTAATGACCGATTGGGGAAGTCCTAAGATTTTCAAGAACAACGGAAGAAGACTTAGTCCGAAAACAAGTTCATTAGATAACTTACTCGGTTGGTGGAATACGGTTTATCCTAAAGACTTGGACAATGATGGCGATATAGATCTGATACTGGGAAACCAAGGAAGCAATGCGGCGTACAATGCTTCAAAAGAAGCTCCGGCCAAAATGTTTATCAACGATTTTGATGATAATGGAACAATAGAACAAATCGTTACAAGAAGTATTGATAATAGAGATTTTCCCGTATCCCTAAAAAGAGAATTGACCTCACAACTCGTATCGTTAAAAAAACAGAATTTGAAGTTTTCGGACTACGCAACTAAAAGTATTGATCAATTGATAGATCCCAGCATTTTAAAAAACACTATTGTCAAAGAAGTTAATACTACCGAGAGCGTTATTGCGATAAACGATGGAACTGGTAATTTTGACATAAAGAAGCTGCCAAGAGAGACACAATTTTCGTGCATTTGTAGTGTTAACTGCAAGGATATTAACGGAGATGGCAAACTCGATATCATTTTAGCGGGCAATAATTACAATTTTAAGCCACAGTATGGTAGACTGGACGCAAGTTATGGTAGTGTCTTAATTGCAAGTGAAAATGGCGAGTACGATTGGTTACCTCATGATGAATCTGGTTTTTATGTGAGAGGTGAAGTAAAACATCTTCAAACCTTTAAAGATAAAAATGGTGTAGCGTTTTTATTTGTTGCCATCAATAGTCAGAAACCAAAAATATTTAGATACAACAAGTAG